The following coding sequences lie in one Mesorhizobium sp. NZP2298 genomic window:
- a CDS encoding KamA family radical SAM protein: MTDLNDAPYTAWQDDVRQGVRHVRDLAALPLSPAERQAALEAASRHKVRAPKAYLDLIDWNDPGDPIRAQVIPSPGELVETEGELGDPIADHDFSPVPRLTHRHADRVLLFPTYQCAVYCRFCFRKESLTSIGRGYTREALEPALAYIADHSEIREVILTGGDPLSLPDKALAEIVARIEAIPHVRLLRIHTRVPVVLPARITSGLVEALQGRLMVTVVTHFNHAREITDATEAACRRMRQAGFVLLNQSVLLKGVNDSVEVLEELCRELMYRLGVKPYYLHHGDLARGMAHRRTTIAQGQALVEALRARLSGICNPVYVLDLPEGGGKVPLGPCPVEGRDGENWRIRGLDGKVRDYREIVGVRDAASLRDAAAGS; this comes from the coding sequence ATGACCGACCTCAACGATGCCCCCTATACCGCCTGGCAGGACGATGTCCGCCAGGGCGTGCGCCATGTACGCGACCTCGCCGCCCTGCCGCTTTCGCCCGCCGAGCGCCAAGCCGCGCTGGAGGCCGCCAGCCGGCACAAGGTGCGTGCGCCGAAAGCCTATCTCGACCTGATCGACTGGAACGACCCAGGCGATCCGATCCGCGCGCAGGTCATCCCGTCACCGGGCGAACTGGTGGAAACGGAGGGCGAGCTTGGCGATCCGATCGCCGACCATGATTTCAGCCCGGTGCCCCGGTTGACGCATCGCCATGCCGACCGGGTGCTGTTGTTCCCGACCTATCAGTGCGCGGTCTATTGCCGGTTCTGCTTCCGCAAGGAATCGCTGACCTCGATCGGCCGCGGCTATACGCGCGAGGCGCTTGAGCCGGCGCTGGCCTATATCGCGGACCATTCCGAAATCCGCGAGGTGATCCTGACCGGCGGCGACCCGCTGTCGCTGCCCGACAAGGCGCTGGCCGAGATCGTCGCGCGCATCGAGGCCATCCCGCATGTGCGGCTCTTGCGCATCCACACGCGCGTGCCGGTGGTGCTGCCGGCGCGCATCACATCAGGGCTGGTCGAAGCGCTGCAGGGCCGGCTGATGGTCACCGTCGTCACCCATTTCAACCACGCGCGCGAGATCACAGACGCCACCGAGGCGGCCTGCCGGAGGATGCGGCAAGCCGGCTTCGTGCTGCTCAACCAGAGTGTTCTCCTGAAAGGCGTCAATGACAGCGTCGAGGTGCTGGAAGAGCTCTGCCGCGAGTTGATGTACCGGCTCGGGGTAAAACCCTACTATTTGCACCATGGCGATCTCGCGCGCGGCATGGCCCACCGCCGCACCACGATCGCGCAGGGCCAGGCGCTGGTGGAAGCGCTCAGGGCTAGGCTCTCGGGCATCTGCAATCCCGTCTATGTGCTCGATCTGCCGGAAGGCGGCGGCAAGGTGCCGCTCGGACCGTGCCCTGTCGAGGGCCGCGACGGGGAGAACTGGCGGATACGCGGGCTGGATGGGAAGGTGAGGGATTATCGGGAGATCGTGGGCGTTCGGGATGCGGCGTCTTTGAGGGATGCGGCTGCTGGCTCCTGA